A single genomic interval of Zobellia nedashkovskayae harbors:
- a CDS encoding type I restriction enzyme HsdR N-terminal domain-containing protein yields MVPLNFPEYKFRLKSSENNVRIFDSIRKKFVVLQPEEWVRQHVVNYLLEEKSYPKSLVNVEKQLVINNIKKRYDIVVFNSDGSIHILVECKAPQINIDQTTFDQIARYNLELKADYLMVTNGLDHFYCKMDFTSEKYTFLRDIPDFSR; encoded by the coding sequence ATGGTACCCCTTAATTTTCCGGAGTATAAATTCCGTCTCAAAAGTAGCGAAAATAACGTACGCATTTTTGACAGCATACGCAAAAAATTTGTGGTATTGCAGCCAGAAGAATGGGTTAGACAACATGTGGTCAACTATTTGCTAGAAGAAAAAAGCTATCCAAAAAGTCTGGTAAACGTTGAGAAGCAATTGGTTATAAACAATATTAAGAAAAGATATGATATTGTTGTTTTTAATTCGGACGGCAGTATTCACATCTTGGTAGAATGCAAAGCTCCACAAATTAATATAGATCAAACCACTTTTGACCAAATAGCACGTTACAATCTTGAATTAAAGGCCGATTATCTTATGGTAACCAATGGACTTGATCATTTTTATTGCAAAATGGATTTTACTTCAGAAAAATACACGTTTCTCAGGGATATTCCTGATTTTAGCCGTTAA
- a CDS encoding glycosyltransferase family 2 protein translates to MRIAVVILNWNGEVLLERYLPSVVQHSGDAEIYVVDNASTDNSVAFIKTNYPSVKIVQNSENGGFTKGYNDGLKSIDADIYCLLNSDIEVTEGWLPPILKVFSENKEIAIVQPKILDLMRPDHFEYAGAGGGFIDQLGYPFCRGRIFQDLEKDNGQYDDVTEIFWATGACMFIKKEVYWELNGFDEHYFAHQEEVDLCWRAKNNGHKVFYVGTSKVYHLGGSTLSNMNPKKTYLNFRNSLFSITKNLPRRKALTIIMLRLLLDGIAAVRFIFQFRFRHCLAILKAHLSFYRHFRKMYKRREKANFIQKYYYTKSIVWQHFVHHVKNFNDLVKH, encoded by the coding sequence TTGCGTATTGCTGTCGTCATATTAAATTGGAATGGAGAGGTTCTTCTTGAAAGATACTTGCCCTCTGTTGTGCAACACTCCGGTGACGCAGAAATCTACGTTGTGGATAATGCCTCTACAGATAATTCAGTTGCTTTTATCAAAACCAATTATCCTTCCGTCAAAATTGTTCAGAATAGCGAGAACGGTGGCTTCACAAAAGGATATAATGATGGGCTAAAAAGTATAGATGCCGATATTTATTGTCTTTTAAATTCTGATATAGAAGTAACCGAAGGCTGGTTACCACCCATTTTAAAAGTCTTTTCTGAAAATAAGGAGATTGCTATCGTACAGCCAAAAATTCTGGACCTCATGCGTCCTGATCATTTTGAATATGCAGGAGCAGGAGGAGGATTTATAGATCAATTAGGGTATCCTTTTTGCAGGGGACGTATCTTCCAAGACCTTGAAAAGGATAATGGACAGTATGATGACGTTACCGAAATTTTTTGGGCGACCGGAGCATGCATGTTCATTAAAAAAGAGGTCTATTGGGAACTCAATGGATTTGATGAACATTATTTTGCTCACCAAGAAGAGGTTGATTTATGTTGGAGAGCTAAGAACAATGGGCACAAGGTATTTTATGTTGGTACTTCTAAAGTATATCATCTGGGAGGTTCTACTCTTAGTAATATGAATCCCAAGAAGACCTATCTAAATTTTAGAAACTCTCTTTTCTCTATTACCAAGAATTTACCAAGAAGAAAAGCATTGACGATTATTATGCTACGTCTACTACTAGATGGGATTGCAGCAGTTCGTTTTATCTTTCAATTCAGATTCAGACATTGCTTAGCAATTTTAAAGGCACATTTAAGCTTTTACAGACATTTTAGAAAAATGTACAAAAGAAGGGAAAAAGCCAATTTTATCCAAAAATACTACTATACGAAGTCCATTGTATGGCAGCATTTCGTACATCATGTAAAGAATTTTAACGATTTAGTAAAACATTAA
- a CDS encoding DoxX family protein: protein MSNTLLKDIGLALLRIAASAMIAVHGYGKLQMLINGAEFADPIGIGSTPSLFLAVLAEFVCPILIIFGFKTRLSAIPTAITMGVAAFMVHGADPFQKKELALIYFVIFVAIILLGPGKYSIDKR from the coding sequence ATGTCCAACACACTTTTAAAAGATATTGGCTTAGCCCTATTACGAATAGCAGCATCTGCAATGATTGCTGTTCACGGATATGGAAAATTGCAAATGTTGATTAACGGTGCAGAATTTGCCGATCCCATTGGTATTGGCTCAACACCATCCTTGTTTTTAGCGGTACTAGCAGAATTTGTTTGTCCAATACTTATAATCTTTGGATTTAAAACTAGACTGTCTGCTATTCCCACGGCTATTACAATGGGAGTTGCAGCATTTATGGTACATGGAGCAGACCCTTTTCAAAAAAAAGAACTTGCACTTATTTATTTTGTCATATTCGTCGCTATCATTCTCTTGGGGCCTGGAAAATACAGTATAGACAAAAGATAA
- the holA gene encoding DNA polymerase III subunit delta — protein MDEAKQIVTDIKNGKIKPIYFLFGEEPYYIDAIASYIEKKLLAEEEKGFNQMVLYGKDVTIDDIVANAKRYPMMAERQVVIVKEAQHLVRTIEDLTSYVDNPQMSTVLVVCYKYKKLDKRKKLYKSVQKAGVLFESKKLYENKVSDWIRKNLQGRGYSISHKAAILLTEYLGTDLSRISKEIEKLQLVLPKQSEITPADIEAHIGISKDYNNFELKKAIGERDVLKATRIINYFSQNPKDNPFVLTVTLLHSFFTQLLQYHGLNDHSPKSVASALRINPYFVGEFQTAARNYPMKKVSGIISSLREMDLKGKGVGANVNSQADLLKELLVKII, from the coding sequence ATGGATGAAGCAAAACAAATAGTTACCGATATTAAAAACGGCAAAATCAAACCCATATATTTTTTATTTGGGGAGGAGCCCTATTATATTGATGCCATTGCCTCTTACATTGAGAAAAAGCTTCTTGCTGAAGAGGAAAAGGGGTTTAACCAAATGGTTCTTTATGGAAAAGATGTTACCATAGACGATATTGTAGCCAACGCAAAGCGATACCCCATGATGGCCGAACGCCAGGTGGTAATTGTTAAAGAGGCGCAACATCTTGTTAGGACTATAGAAGACTTAACGTCCTATGTTGATAATCCTCAGATGTCTACAGTGCTAGTGGTTTGTTATAAATACAAAAAACTAGACAAGCGTAAAAAGTTATATAAGTCCGTTCAAAAGGCAGGAGTTCTTTTTGAAAGCAAAAAGCTGTATGAAAATAAGGTCTCTGATTGGATTAGGAAAAACCTACAGGGTAGGGGTTATAGTATATCACACAAAGCAGCTATTTTGCTCACCGAATACTTAGGTACGGATTTAAGCCGTATCAGTAAAGAGATAGAAAAGTTACAATTGGTTTTGCCTAAACAGAGTGAGATTACACCGGCGGATATAGAAGCCCATATAGGCATCAGCAAGGATTATAATAATTTTGAACTCAAAAAGGCAATAGGAGAAAGAGACGTATTGAAGGCAACGCGTATTATTAATTATTTTTCTCAGAACCCCAAGGATAATCCCTTTGTGCTCACCGTAACTTTGTTACATTCATTCTTTACTCAACTTTTACAATATCACGGTCTTAACGACCATTCTCCCAAGAGCGTAGCAAGCGCATTGCGAATTAACCCCTATTTTGTTGGTGAGTTTCAAACAGCGGCCCGTAATTACCCTATGAAAAAGGTAAGTGGTATTATATCTTCTCTTCGTGAAATGGATTTAAAAGGGAAGGGTGTTGGTGCTAACGTCAATTCGCAAGCAGACCTCTTAAAGGAACTTTTGGTAAAGATTATCTAA